A window of Fluoribacter dumoffii NY 23 contains these coding sequences:
- a CDS encoding NAD(P)/FAD-dependent oxidoreductase, giving the protein MKKRIAVIGSGISGLVSCYLLSKDHDVSLFEANDYLGGHTHTIPVVMEGNLYEIDTGFIVFNKKTYPNFCKLLEELNVEIQPSEMSFSYRSDYMGLEYSGHNLNTLFSERRNLFKFDFYRLIKDILSFNHDAKKFLTRNHDLEITINDFLTENKYSKQFRESYLIPMLAAIWSKNKEDTLNCSAVFILKFYENHGLLDVFNRPLWYVIKGGSKNYIDPMIQKFKDQIYLNAKVEKIKRENNKITILTNSTEHVFDAVICATHSDQALMMLEKPTPEEINVLSLIKYTENEVILHRDRSVMPKRTRAWASWNYLDNESTAPTLTYYMNRLQSIHSKHDFFVSVNLAGGIAENQIIQAFKYAHPCLTVNALKAQKQMNLINGVNSTYFVGSYWGYGFHEDGVNSAIHTCKLIGK; this is encoded by the coding sequence TTGAAAAAAAGGATTGCTGTAATTGGCTCGGGAATATCCGGTTTAGTGAGTTGCTATCTTTTGAGCAAAGACCACGATGTGTCATTATTTGAAGCCAATGACTATCTTGGTGGTCATACCCATACAATACCAGTTGTTATGGAAGGAAATTTATACGAGATTGACACCGGTTTTATCGTTTTTAATAAAAAAACATACCCCAATTTCTGTAAGTTGCTCGAAGAATTAAACGTTGAAATTCAACCTAGTGAAATGAGTTTTAGCTATCGCTCTGATTATATGGGACTTGAATACAGTGGTCATAATTTAAATACACTGTTTTCAGAGCGCAGAAACCTATTTAAATTTGACTTTTACCGCCTGATTAAGGACATTCTTTCATTTAACCACGATGCAAAAAAATTCTTGACTAGAAATCACGATCTCGAAATAACAATCAATGACTTCTTAACAGAAAATAAATATTCGAAACAGTTTAGGGAGTCCTATCTTATTCCCATGCTCGCTGCGATTTGGTCTAAAAATAAAGAGGATACGCTGAATTGCTCTGCTGTCTTTATTTTAAAGTTTTATGAGAATCATGGGCTTCTGGATGTATTTAATCGTCCTCTGTGGTACGTGATTAAAGGAGGATCAAAAAACTACATCGATCCGATGATTCAAAAGTTTAAGGATCAAATTTACTTAAACGCTAAGGTCGAAAAGATTAAAAGAGAAAATAATAAGATCACCATACTAACAAATTCCACAGAACATGTATTTGATGCAGTCATTTGTGCAACTCATAGCGATCAAGCTTTGATGATGCTTGAGAAACCGACACCAGAAGAAATCAACGTCTTGTCCTTAATCAAATATACTGAGAATGAAGTAATACTTCATAGGGACCGAAGTGTCATGCCCAAAAGGACAAGAGCCTGGGCAAGTTGGAATTACCTCGATAATGAAAGTACGGCTCCCACACTCACTTATTATATGAATCGATTACAATCAATTCATTCAAAACATGATTTTTTCGTATCGGTTAATCTTGCAGGCGGAATTGCTGAAAATCAAATAATCCAAGCATTTAAATATGCGCACCCCTGTTTGACTGTAAATGCATTAAAAGCACAGAAACAAATGAATTTGATTAATGGAGTCAATAGCACCTACTTTGTAGGCAGCTATTGGGGTTATGGTTTCCATGAAGATGGGGTGAATAGTGCAATCCACACCTGCAAACTAATAGGAAAATAG
- a CDS encoding DUF2177 family protein: MKPIGLFFLTMLCVFILDMIWLGFIAKNIYAEHIGMLLRKSGEGMAPIWWAAAVVYVCIALGILYFVLPGAQGNYLQALAGGVILGLVTYGIYDFTNYSILANWPWKITLIDFIWGMVLCGLSSLFAAFIQNRFFS; the protein is encoded by the coding sequence ATGAAACCTATAGGCCTTTTTTTCTTGACGATGCTTTGTGTTTTTATATTGGATATGATTTGGTTAGGCTTCATTGCCAAAAATATTTATGCAGAACACATCGGCATGTTGTTACGCAAATCGGGTGAGGGGATGGCGCCTATTTGGTGGGCGGCAGCAGTTGTTTATGTTTGCATTGCCTTAGGCATTCTTTATTTTGTTCTACCCGGCGCGCAAGGTAATTACCTACAGGCATTAGCTGGGGGAGTAATACTTGGTCTTGTGACCTATGGGATTTATGATTTTACTAATTACTCAATCCTTGCAAACTGGCCTTGGAAAATAACCCTAATTGATTTTATTTGGGGAATGGTACTATGTGGTTTGAGTAGTCTATTTGCGGCTTTCATTCAGAATCGATTTTTTTCTTGA
- a CDS encoding DUF1365 domain-containing protein, whose product MIEHLIFTGQVRHRRFYPKRHQFSYHLFMFCFDVSRISDTFKDIQHVSIEQFNWFSFRRKYYLNESTLPLDEYARQLVMSRYGTWPKGKIYLLTQLSCLGYCFNPISIYFIFDEANQNVDYLILEVTNTPWGERHNYILKHSAKPKNDVYSYQFHKELHVSPFMSMNYTYQLNLKLNKQKIVVHMENFSEGKKDFDATLILEAQNTSSFKKVVWKYPLMTYKIATAIYWQALKLWIKGVPFHAHPGSNKRT is encoded by the coding sequence ATGATTGAACATCTTATTTTTACTGGACAAGTGAGACATCGTCGTTTCTACCCAAAGCGGCATCAATTTTCATATCACTTATTCATGTTCTGTTTTGACGTATCGAGGATTAGCGATACCTTCAAAGACATCCAACACGTATCCATAGAACAGTTTAATTGGTTTTCATTTAGACGAAAATATTATCTTAATGAATCGACTCTACCCCTGGACGAATATGCCCGCCAGTTGGTAATGAGCCGGTATGGAACTTGGCCTAAGGGAAAAATCTATTTATTAACCCAATTGAGTTGTCTAGGATATTGCTTTAACCCCATCAGTATTTATTTTATCTTCGATGAAGCGAATCAAAATGTGGACTATTTAATTTTGGAGGTTACCAATACACCCTGGGGGGAACGTCATAATTATATTCTTAAACATTCAGCCAAACCTAAAAATGATGTCTATTCTTATCAATTTCATAAAGAACTGCATGTATCCCCCTTCATGTCCATGAATTATACTTATCAACTGAATTTAAAATTAAATAAACAAAAAATAGTTGTTCATATGGAGAATTTTAGTGAGGGAAAAAAGGATTTTGATGCGACATTAATTTTGGAGGCTCAGAATACTTCGTCATTTAAGAAGGTAGTCTGGAAGTATCCGTTAATGACCTATAAAATTGCGACTGCAATTTATTGGCAAGCATTAAAATTATGGATCAAGGGTGTTCCATTTCATGCACATCCAGGCTCAAATAAAAGGACATAA
- a CDS encoding TolC family protein, with product MRFFINLLITITLNLILHEAIAYASSLTFHQAFDIACRNNPELQAEMDKAQAMRGYFIQSGLYPNPQLTLTAENFGGSGSYSSYEAAETTVSMTQPIPLGGRLQYLKKATYADYLASLAQINVQKATLYMSVGIAYVDALYAGQWHQVTQKLTRLHQNIVSAIDRRVKAGAGAELDLRLAQIRLGDARIQEKKAGREVLMQRAKLARLLGEGLTVDKPLVDKGLPGITLKWSYLRKKLPQSPRLMQMQLQLQAKRATITAVKKSVWPDLNIQLGGRHFSDDGSNAAVISAFAEVPVSNRNQGKIMTAEAQYTQTAHEYQGARLDVRQNVYNIFLQAQQNRYEAQLVTKTLLPLARKSIKLAQDGYQMGRYTYVELSNALNNLFEEERHYQQAHAEYHKNLIQLTGLLGLKSGKEIQ from the coding sequence ATGCGTTTTTTCATAAATTTATTGATTACAATTACATTGAACCTTATATTGCATGAAGCAATCGCCTATGCATCCTCTTTGACTTTTCATCAAGCTTTTGACATTGCATGCCGTAATAATCCAGAGCTTCAGGCAGAAATGGATAAAGCGCAAGCCATGCGTGGATATTTTATTCAGAGTGGTCTTTATCCCAATCCACAATTGACATTAACGGCGGAGAATTTTGGCGGCTCTGGTAGTTATTCCAGTTATGAAGCGGCAGAAACCACGGTTTCAATGACTCAGCCTATTCCTTTAGGTGGACGTCTTCAATACTTGAAAAAAGCAACTTATGCGGACTATTTAGCTTCTTTAGCACAGATAAATGTTCAGAAGGCAACCTTATATATGTCGGTGGGAATTGCTTATGTTGACGCGCTTTATGCCGGGCAATGGCATCAAGTAACACAAAAATTAACTCGCTTGCATCAAAATATTGTATCGGCAATTGATCGTCGCGTGAAGGCAGGTGCGGGAGCTGAGTTAGATTTGCGTTTGGCACAAATTCGATTAGGAGATGCACGAATTCAAGAAAAGAAAGCAGGACGCGAAGTATTAATGCAACGTGCAAAACTGGCACGCTTACTTGGTGAGGGATTAACAGTGGATAAACCCTTGGTAGATAAAGGACTGCCGGGCATTACATTAAAGTGGTCTTATTTAAGAAAAAAACTACCACAAAGTCCCAGATTGATGCAAATGCAATTACAACTCCAGGCAAAAAGAGCAACTATTACTGCAGTTAAAAAATCAGTTTGGCCTGATTTAAATATTCAGCTGGGTGGCCGTCACTTTTCTGATGACGGGAGTAATGCTGCAGTGATTTCTGCTTTTGCAGAAGTTCCTGTTTCAAATCGCAATCAAGGGAAAATAATGACTGCGGAAGCCCAATACACGCAAACCGCTCATGAATATCAGGGAGCACGCCTTGATGTCCGTCAGAATGTATACAATATCTTTTTGCAGGCTCAGCAAAATCGCTATGAAGCACAATTAGTAACGAAGACTTTGCTGCCTTTAGCACGCAAATCAATAAAGTTGGCCCAAGATGGTTATCAAATGGGTCGATATACTTACGTTGAGTTATCCAATGCATTAAACAATTTATTCGAAGAAGAGCGCCACTACCAACAAGCTCATGCTGAATATCATAAAAACCTCATTCAACTTACAGGTCTTTTGGGGCTTAAATCCGGTAAGGAGATTCAATGA
- a CDS encoding efflux RND transporter periplasmic adaptor subunit, whose translation MKHKKFFPFFLFLIIFLISICSFFVWTNEENQKETLEKGPHGGRLLKDETIALELFIFERAMPPHFRAYLYKAGALTAPEKFYLTVELTRFNGKKETITFNRADDFLQSEQVIHAPHSFDVAIQLEFQGKQFKWSYSSYEGRVKIAPAVLKAANIQTAVAQSQTIKSRLKVFGKITPNQDTLAPIYARYPGIIKAMTKNLGDEVTQGEVLMTVESNESLQNYTITAPINGTIVQKNATSGGLAQNTKPIYEVANLATVWADFTLYRKDAPLVKNGMEVFVTGDEGKPKSRSTISYISPLGIEDSQTNLARAVLANDQRIWLPGMYVNGMIIINEKKVPVAVLLSAIQQMEGHDVLFVQQGNFFEATPIILGQKDNKWVEVISGLDAGQHYVSKNSFFMKTELGKNEASHGD comes from the coding sequence ATGAAACACAAAAAGTTTTTCCCTTTCTTTTTGTTTTTAATTATTTTTTTAATAAGCATTTGTTCTTTTTTTGTATGGACAAATGAAGAAAATCAAAAAGAAACTTTGGAAAAAGGCCCCCATGGTGGACGTTTATTAAAAGATGAAACTATAGCGCTCGAACTTTTTATTTTTGAACGTGCAATGCCCCCACATTTTCGTGCTTATCTGTATAAAGCTGGCGCTCTTACTGCTCCTGAAAAATTTTATTTGACAGTTGAGCTGACGCGATTTAATGGAAAAAAAGAGACGATTACTTTTAATCGGGCTGACGATTTTTTACAAAGTGAGCAAGTAATACACGCACCTCATTCTTTTGATGTGGCGATTCAACTTGAATTTCAAGGAAAGCAATTTAAATGGAGTTACTCAAGTTATGAAGGTCGGGTCAAAATTGCTCCCGCAGTTCTTAAAGCAGCAAATATTCAGACTGCGGTGGCTCAAAGTCAAACCATCAAGTCTCGGTTGAAAGTATTCGGTAAAATTACTCCTAATCAAGATACATTAGCGCCCATCTATGCACGTTACCCAGGGATAATTAAGGCGATGACCAAAAATTTGGGTGATGAGGTGACTCAAGGTGAGGTATTAATGACTGTTGAGAGTAATGAGAGTTTGCAAAATTACACCATTACAGCCCCTATTAACGGGACCATAGTGCAAAAAAATGCAACCAGCGGAGGCCTGGCCCAAAACACGAAACCGATATATGAAGTAGCCAATTTAGCTACAGTATGGGCTGATTTTACTTTATATCGCAAAGATGCTCCTCTAGTGAAAAATGGTATGGAAGTTTTCGTGACTGGAGACGAAGGAAAACCAAAGTCCAGAAGTACGATTTCTTATATTTCACCTTTAGGCATTGAAGACAGCCAGACCAATTTGGCACGCGCAGTTCTTGCGAATGATCAACGAATTTGGTTACCTGGGATGTACGTGAATGGAATGATTATTATTAACGAAAAAAAAGTACCTGTTGCTGTTCTTCTCTCGGCGATACAACAGATGGAAGGGCACGACGTACTCTTTGTACAGCAGGGTAACTTTTTTGAAGCAACTCCAATTATCCTAGGACAAAAAGATAATAAATGGGTAGAAGTGATTTCAGGTCTTGATGCGGGCCAGCACTATGTAAGTAAAAATAGCTTTTTTATGAAAACGGAGCTTGGTAAAAATGAAGCAAGCCACGGGGATTAA
- a CDS encoding DUF1295 domain-containing protein yields MYAIGIVVVYLILQMSFMWSLYRILKNPSVVDVSWSLGLMVSGLIYLSFTPLSTRTLIIASLLIVWALRLAFYLWYTRIRKGHVDKRYIELSTNWKISPSLGFFINFQLQGLLILIISSVFFLISKSGLTHITLLDSIAFCIILAGIIGETLADLQLQHFKIRHKGEVCNEGLWNYSRHPNYFCDWLSWMGFALFAIQSKMGYLSLISPLMLYIIFTRMTGPLTERGSIQSRGQKYIAYQKQTSMFFPWFKKKIDSE; encoded by the coding sequence ATGTATGCGATCGGCATTGTAGTAGTATATCTTATTTTACAAATGAGTTTCATGTGGAGCTTATATCGTATTCTAAAAAACCCCTCTGTTGTAGACGTTTCATGGTCCTTAGGATTAATGGTTTCGGGCTTAATTTACTTAAGTTTCACTCCTTTAAGCACGCGTACTTTGATTATTGCCTCCCTTCTCATAGTATGGGCTCTACGTCTTGCGTTTTATCTGTGGTACACACGCATAAGAAAAGGACATGTTGACAAACGTTATATCGAACTCAGTACAAATTGGAAAATAAGCCCCTCTCTTGGTTTTTTTATCAATTTCCAGCTCCAGGGGCTACTCATTCTAATCATTTCAAGTGTATTTTTTCTAATTAGCAAGTCAGGACTGACTCATATTACTTTGTTAGATAGCATTGCATTTTGCATTATTTTAGCAGGAATCATAGGAGAGACTTTGGCAGATTTGCAGCTGCAACATTTCAAAATACGACACAAAGGAGAAGTGTGTAACGAAGGTTTATGGAATTATTCTCGTCACCCCAATTATTTTTGTGATTGGTTGAGTTGGATGGGGTTCGCCTTATTTGCGATACAGTCAAAAATGGGGTATCTAAGTTTGATTTCGCCTTTAATGCTTTATATTATTTTCACCCGTATGACTGGTCCCTTGACCGAAAGAGGCTCTATCCAATCGAGAGGACAAAAATACATCGCTTATCAAAAACAAACCTCAATGTTTTTCCCTTGGTTCAAGAAAAAAATCGATTCTGAATGA
- a CDS encoding DUF2878 domain-containing protein: MKTLHYLIHTVSYYVAWFACIMLAARGYAWISSLTVVACVLLQLYWQHQTERPLQGLWLLLAIVVSISTLIDSILVYKGIVIYSANPFSPYFTSPWMITIWISFTVVLYATLISLFEHLLLLGFLSFLGFALAFRIGESLGAAFFPYGSDITSILIGLIWSCLLPFCVYCYQRVKDK; this comes from the coding sequence ATGAAGACATTACATTACCTGATTCATACAGTTTCTTACTATGTAGCCTGGTTTGCATGCATCATGCTTGCTGCTCGCGGCTATGCGTGGATAAGTTCTCTTACCGTTGTTGCTTGTGTTTTATTGCAATTGTATTGGCAACATCAAACGGAAAGACCCCTACAAGGACTATGGCTTTTATTAGCAATTGTCGTCTCTATCAGTACCCTAATCGATAGTATTCTTGTTTATAAAGGAATTGTAATTTATTCAGCAAACCCCTTTTCCCCGTATTTTACTTCTCCTTGGATGATAACTATATGGATAAGCTTTACGGTCGTTTTATATGCCACCTTAATTAGCCTGTTTGAGCACTTACTTTTACTGGGGTTTTTGTCATTTTTAGGTTTTGCCTTGGCGTTTCGCATTGGAGAAAGTTTAGGTGCTGCTTTTTTTCCTTACGGCAGCGATATAACTTCTATTTTGATTGGATTGATATGGTCTTGTTTATTGCCATTTTGCGTCTACTGTTATCAACGGGTAAAGGATAAATAA
- a CDS encoding SAM-dependent methyltransferase, giving the protein MDQNNYLSSVSERFCKKVFFNLLNGITHGRIQVTDQESSYSFGQEQEKNDLIAAININNSSAYRAILMGGSIGAGKSYIDGDWDTDDLQKLITLFIKNDSLFNNIESPIARLSSLIRTINYKLKINSIHRAKENILAHYDLGNEFFKLILDPSMMYSCALYKPSNISLEEASMKKIQAICNALQLKSGDHILEIGTGWGGFACYAAQEYGCKVTTTTISEKQYHYVKEKISQLGLNNQIELLKEDYRKLAGQYDKVVSIEMIEAVGHKYFDTFFQQCNQLLKPDGLFFLQAIVINDQAYEAAKNEVDFIKKYIFPGGCLPSVFSINKSIASKTTMQLMSFEDIGQHYVSTLKDWHKKLLANKQEILAQGFSESFIRMWEFYFFYCAAGFQTNYISDIHALWRKRR; this is encoded by the coding sequence ATGGATCAAAATAATTACTTATCCTCTGTGAGTGAAAGATTTTGCAAAAAAGTCTTTTTTAATTTACTAAATGGCATCACACATGGGAGAATCCAAGTTACTGATCAAGAAAGCAGCTATTCATTTGGTCAGGAACAAGAAAAAAATGATTTAATTGCTGCCATTAATATAAATAATTCCAGTGCTTATAGAGCAATCCTCATGGGGGGGTCTATTGGGGCGGGAAAAAGTTATATCGATGGGGATTGGGATACAGACGATCTACAAAAATTAATCACGCTCTTTATTAAAAATGACTCCCTATTCAATAATATTGAAAGTCCCATCGCCCGTTTATCCAGTTTGATAAGAACGATAAACTATAAATTAAAAATTAATTCAATTCATCGAGCCAAAGAGAATATTTTAGCCCATTATGACTTGGGTAATGAGTTCTTTAAATTAATTCTCGACCCCTCAATGATGTATTCATGCGCTCTTTATAAGCCATCCAATATCAGTTTGGAGGAAGCGTCCATGAAAAAAATTCAAGCTATTTGTAATGCATTGCAACTAAAATCCGGTGATCATATATTGGAAATAGGAACTGGATGGGGAGGTTTTGCTTGTTATGCAGCCCAAGAGTATGGCTGCAAGGTAACCACAACAACCATTTCAGAAAAACAATACCACTATGTCAAAGAAAAAATCAGTCAATTAGGCTTAAATAATCAAATTGAATTATTAAAAGAAGACTACAGAAAGCTTGCGGGACAATATGATAAAGTCGTTTCAATCGAGATGATTGAGGCTGTTGGACATAAATATTTTGATACTTTTTTTCAGCAATGCAATCAGCTTCTTAAACCTGATGGTTTATTTTTCCTGCAAGCAATAGTCATTAATGATCAAGCCTATGAAGCAGCAAAAAATGAGGTGGATTTTATTAAAAAATACATTTTCCCTGGTGGCTGCTTACCTTCGGTTTTTTCCATAAATAAATCAATTGCCAGTAAAACTACCATGCAATTAATGTCATTTGAAGATATAGGGCAACATTATGTTTCTACTTTGAAAGATTGGCATAAAAAACTTTTAGCGAACAAACAAGAAATTCTAGCACAAGGATTTTCCGAGTCTTTTATTCGAATGTGGGAATTCTATTTTTTTTATTGTGCTGCAGGATTTCAGACCAATTATATTAGCGATATTCATGCTTTGTGGCGCAAGAGACGATGA
- a CDS encoding CusA/CzcA family heavy metal efflux RND transporter, which produces MLETTIRFSLKHRWFVLLFTLVIAIWGIYNFQRLPIDAVPDITNVQVQINTEASGYSPFEVEQRITFPIEVAMSGLPNLDYTRSLSRYGLSQVTVVFKDGTNIYFARQLINERLQEIKDKLPPAVETTLGPISTGLGEIFMYTVTNKPNVPASERYNSTELRTIQDWIIKPQLRNVEGVAEVNTIGGFEKQFHITPDPMKLVRYRLSLIDVVDALKRNNANVGAGYIEMNGEQNLIRVPGQVHNIPDIENIVIASYEGTPIHIRDVADVGLGKELRTGAATENGKEVVLGTVFMLMGENSRTVSVRVAAKMKEINKSLPDGVEAVTVYNRTLLVNATINTVKKNLLEGALLVCVILFLFLGNIRAALITAMVIPLSMLLTITGMVTNRISANLMSLGALDFGLIVDGAVIIVENCMKHLGEQQYLNKRILNLQERLKVIFYATTEVIRPSIFGVFIITVVYLPILTLTGVEGKMFLPMAETVIIALLASMLFALTFVPASVAIFLRGSIKDKENALMHFLSVGYSKILRICFHARKRIIGAALALVLISLPIAFHLGGEFIPNLDEGDIAMQIMRIPGTSLSQSILMQDMVEERIRQFPEVKAVFAKIGTAEVATDPMPPNAADTFIILKPRKEWPSPGKNKQELVQEIVRAVQQIPGNNYEFTQPIQMRFNELISGVRSDVAVKIFGDDMDVLLKTAEAISAQLNKVPGAADVKIEQVSGLPLLTVAIDRKTLARYGLQISTVQDVLVTATGGQKGGEVFEGDKRFDIVVRLPELLRTAPDVLRQVFVPLPISKDGEHHFIPLSEIAKMVRSEGPNQISRETGKRRVVVTANVRNSDLSTFVSDAKARIENNVKIPSGYWIAWGGQFEQLQSASQRLQIVVPITLAGIFLLLFMSFGNVRNALLVFTGIPLALTGGVFALWIRGIPLSISAGVGFIALSGVAVLNGLVMITFINKLREQKKFYLKDAVLQGSLARLRPVLMTALVASLGFVPMALATGTGSEVQRPLATVVIGGIISSTFLTLLVLPGLYYVFHEGRRKNLPEKKHRK; this is translated from the coding sequence ATGCTTGAAACTACGATTCGTTTTTCTTTAAAGCATCGTTGGTTTGTTCTCTTATTCACATTGGTAATTGCAATTTGGGGTATCTACAACTTTCAACGCTTGCCTATTGATGCAGTGCCCGATATTACTAACGTCCAAGTACAAATTAATACTGAGGCCTCAGGTTACTCTCCATTTGAAGTAGAACAACGCATTACATTTCCAATTGAAGTAGCAATGAGCGGCTTGCCAAACCTCGATTATACGCGTTCTTTATCTCGTTATGGTTTATCACAAGTCACGGTTGTATTTAAAGACGGCACAAATATTTACTTTGCCAGGCAACTTATTAATGAACGTTTACAAGAAATCAAGGATAAACTGCCTCCTGCAGTTGAAACTACATTAGGACCAATCTCTACTGGTCTTGGTGAAATTTTTATGTATACAGTGACTAATAAACCTAATGTACCAGCAAGTGAACGTTATAATTCAACAGAGCTTCGTACCATTCAAGATTGGATTATCAAACCTCAATTACGTAATGTGGAAGGAGTTGCTGAGGTTAATACTATAGGTGGCTTTGAGAAACAATTTCATATTACTCCAGACCCCATGAAACTTGTTCGTTATCGTTTAAGTTTAATTGATGTCGTTGATGCTCTAAAACGAAATAATGCCAATGTGGGCGCAGGCTATATTGAAATGAATGGCGAACAAAATTTAATTCGAGTACCAGGTCAGGTACATAATATTCCTGATATTGAAAATATTGTTATTGCGAGTTATGAAGGAACTCCTATTCACATCCGGGATGTGGCGGATGTTGGCCTAGGTAAGGAATTGCGTACAGGGGCAGCCACTGAAAATGGAAAGGAAGTGGTTTTAGGGACTGTATTTATGTTGATGGGTGAAAACAGCCGTACTGTTTCGGTACGCGTTGCCGCCAAAATGAAAGAAATCAATAAGTCACTTCCTGATGGGGTTGAAGCCGTTACGGTTTATAACCGAACTTTGTTGGTGAATGCCACAATCAATACGGTTAAGAAAAATTTATTGGAGGGCGCGCTATTAGTATGTGTTATTTTATTTTTATTTTTAGGTAACATTCGGGCAGCACTCATAACAGCCATGGTAATTCCTTTATCGATGTTATTGACAATAACCGGCATGGTTACCAATCGAATCAGTGCCAATTTGATGAGCCTGGGCGCACTTGATTTTGGTTTGATTGTTGATGGCGCGGTCATTATTGTTGAGAACTGCATGAAACACCTGGGTGAACAGCAATATCTAAATAAGCGCATCCTAAATTTGCAAGAGCGGTTAAAAGTTATTTTCTATGCCACAACCGAGGTGATCAGACCGAGTATCTTTGGCGTGTTTATTATCACTGTAGTGTATTTACCCATTCTTACCTTAACTGGTGTAGAGGGCAAAATGTTTTTGCCTATGGCAGAAACCGTAATTATCGCACTTTTAGCCTCCATGCTTTTTGCATTAACTTTTGTGCCTGCTTCGGTGGCAATTTTCTTGCGTGGATCCATTAAAGATAAAGAAAATGCTTTAATGCACTTTCTTTCAGTAGGTTACAGCAAGATATTACGAATTTGTTTTCACGCGCGAAAGCGGATTATAGGGGCTGCTTTGGCGTTGGTACTGATTAGTCTTCCTATTGCTTTTCATTTAGGTGGTGAATTTATTCCAAACCTCGATGAAGGCGATATTGCGATGCAAATCATGCGTATTCCAGGCACCAGTTTGTCGCAATCCATTCTCATGCAGGATATGGTTGAAGAAAGAATAAGACAATTTCCCGAAGTCAAAGCTGTTTTTGCAAAAATAGGTACAGCAGAAGTGGCAACCGATCCCATGCCGCCAAATGCTGCAGATACATTTATTATTTTAAAACCGCGTAAAGAGTGGCCAAGTCCTGGCAAAAACAAACAAGAATTAGTACAAGAAATTGTAAGAGCGGTACAACAAATCCCTGGAAATAATTATGAGTTTACCCAGCCTATTCAAATGCGTTTTAATGAATTAATTTCAGGGGTGCGAAGTGATGTTGCTGTAAAAATATTCGGTGACGATATGGATGTGTTGTTAAAAACAGCAGAAGCCATTAGTGCCCAGCTAAATAAAGTACCCGGTGCTGCGGATGTTAAAATAGAGCAAGTTAGCGGTTTGCCTCTTTTAACGGTTGCAATCGATCGTAAGACACTAGCCCGCTATGGCTTACAGATAAGTACCGTACAAGATGTATTAGTTACTGCTACTGGTGGTCAGAAAGGTGGGGAGGTGTTTGAAGGGGATAAGCGATTTGATATTGTGGTTCGATTGCCTGAGTTGCTACGTACTGCCCCTGATGTATTGCGACAAGTCTTTGTACCACTTCCTATTTCCAAAGATGGCGAACACCATTTTATTCCCTTAAGCGAGATTGCCAAAATGGTTCGGAGTGAGGGGCCGAATCAAATAAGCCGTGAAACTGGAAAGCGTCGTGTGGTCGTCACAGCGAATGTTCGAAATAGTGATCTGAGTACTTTTGTTAGCGATGCAAAAGCACGTATTGAGAATAATGTCAAAATACCAAGCGGTTATTGGATTGCCTGGGGGGGGCAGTTCGAACAGTTACAATCTGCTTCTCAACGACTGCAAATAGTGGTTCCCATCACCTTGGCTGGAATTTTTTTGTTACTCTTTATGAGTTTTGGCAATGTACGAAATGCGCTATTAGTTTTTACAGGAATTCCTCTTGCTTTAACAGGAGGCGTATTCGCTTTATGGATTAGGGGAATTCCTCTGTCGATTTCTGCTGGAGTTGGATTTATCGCTTTATCTGGTGTGGCGGTACTGAATGGTCTTGTGATGATTACCTTTATCAATAAATTGCGGGAACAGAAAAAATTCTATTTAAAAGACGCTGTCTTGCAGGGGTCGCTAGCACGACTAAGACCAGTACTCATGACTGCATTAGTTGCCTCATTAGGGTTTGTACCGATGGCGCTTGCTACAGGCACCGGCTCGGAAGTACAAAGACCGCTAGCAACAGTCGTGATAGGGGGTATCATTTCTTCTACATTTTTAACTTTACTGGTGTTGCCTGGTTTGTATTATGTGTTTCATGAGGGCCGCAGGAAGAACCTTCCTGAAAAAAAACATAGAAAATAA